The following is a genomic window from Aquificota bacterium.
TCTTCCTTAGGTCAAGGCCTGTGTCAAAAGGTGTGCCTTCCAGCATGGCAACCACCGATTCTGTGGCTGGGTGAGAGGAACCAAAGGCCAATGGTGAAAGGACCGTATCCACCATATCCACGCCTGCCAGTATGGCCATCATATGGTTCACTATAGCCGTTCCGCTCATATCGTGGTTGTGAAGCAATACAGGCAACTTTCCGCCGGTAGCTTCCTTTATACCCTTTATTATGGCATAGGTCTCAAGGGGCATTATAATACCGGTGGCATCCTTAAAGGATAGCCAGTCCGCACCCATTTCAGCTATCTCAAGGGCATACTCTATCCACTTTTGATAAGTGTGGACGGGGCTTCTTGTGTAGCTTATCTCCGCATGGGCTTCTCCACCAAGCTCTTTTATAGCTTTTACGGCTGTTTGAATATTCCTATTATCATTTAAAGCATCAAAAACCCTAAATACAGTAATACCGTTGGCTATTGCCCTTTCCACGAATTTATAAACAAGCTTGTCCGACTTTGGCCTATAACCTACTATGTTTTGGCCTCTAAAGAGCATCTGGAGCTTTGTATTTGGCATAACTTCCTTTATACGCCTTAGTCTTTCCCATGGGTCTTCCTTTAGATACCTAAGGCACACATCGTAGGTGGCACCACCCCAAACCTCCACAGCATAGAAGCCTACCTTGTCCAGCTTCTCGCAGAGGGGCAAAAGGTCATCGGTCCTCACACGGGTTGCCAGCTTACACTGTATACCATCCCTAGGCGTGAGGTCTGTTATCAATATCTTCTTTTTGAAGCCAGACCTCTCGTACTCTTTTAGCCTTTCTTGGATGTCTTCAATTATCTCTGTTGCATGCATAGTTTAACCTCCTTGTTTATAGTCCATGATAGGCGGCAATAGCCGCAGATATAAAGGCTACAAAATCTTCTTTATCTCTATGCTCTTGGTAATCAAAAAGATGTGGATGGGTCTCTAAGTATTTGGTGTTAAACTTGCCAGCCCTAAAGTCTGGGTCTTCCATGATCTTTATAAGTAGTGGTATGGTTGTTTTTATACCTGTTATTTCGTAGGTTTCTAAGGCTGCCTTCATCCTATCTACCGCCACTTCCCATTGGGGAGCCCAAACTATAAGCTTGGCTATCATGGAGTCATAATAAGGTGTTATCTCATAACCCCTTGAGGCTGCATGCTCCACCCTTATACCAAAGCCTCCGGGTGTGTAATATCTTTCTATGGTTCCTATGCTTGGAGCAAAGTTTTTCTTTGGATCCTCTGCGTTTATTCTACACTCTATGGAATAGCCGTTAAACTTTATATCCTCTTGTTTATATCTTAAAGGCTCTCCCGCCGCTATCCTTATCTGCCATTTTACTATATCCACTCCCGTTATCATCTCCGTAACAGGATGTTCCACCTGTATCCTTGTGTTCATCTCAATGAAGTATATGTTCCCTTTTTCATCGGCTACAAACTCCATAGTGCCTGCGCTGTAGTAGCCTATCTCCTTGGCCGTGTTTACCACAAGCTCTCCATAGTAGGCCCTCTTACCGGGTGTAAGAAGCAAAGATGGAGCTATCTCCACAAGCTTTTGGTTTCTCCTCTGTATGGAACAATCCCTTTCTCCAAGGTGTATCACATTGCCATACTTGTCTCCCAAGACCTGAAACTCTATGTGGTGTGGGTTTTCTATATACTTTTCAAGCAAAAGGTCTCCTCTTCCAAAGGCCTTTAGAGCTTCGTTGTAGGCGCTTTCATAGTTTCTCAAAAGCTCCTCTTCGTTCCTACATATCCTAATACCCCTTCCACCACCACCTGCGGAAGCTTTTAAAAGAACAGGATAGCCTATTTCTTTTGCTATCTGTTTTGCCTCCTGCTCATCCTTTAGAATGCCATCGCTTCCCGGCACCATAGGAAGGCCCGTCTTTTTGGCTATCTCCTTTGACCTTGCCTTATCACCCATAAGCTCTATAACCTTCCAGTGGGGGCCTATAAAGGTTATACCCTTTTCTTCACAAAGCCTTGCAAAATGCTCATTCTCCGCCAAAAAGCCATAGCCAGGATGTATGGCATCCGCACCTACCTCAAGGGCAAGGTCCACTATACGCTCTGCATTTAGATAGGTATCCAGTGGATTGACTCCAATCATATAGGCCTCGTCGGCCATCTTTACATGCCTTGCGGTAGATTCTATTTCGTTGTATATGGCAACCGTTTTTATACCAAGCTCCTTACAGGCCCTTATTATCCTACAGGCTATTTCACCCCTGTTGGCCACAAGCACCTTTTTGAACATGCCAACCTCCTAAAGGAGTTCTATTTTGTATTCAATGGGTGCTACCTTGTTTATCATATAGGCTATGGAGCATGTGCCGGGATTGTATATGGTCTTGTCAAGGGCCTTTTTTACATCCTCTTCCGAAACATGTCCTTTCACTTTTACATAAAGGTATATCTTGGTAAAGACCTTTGGATAGCCTTCTGTTATCCTTTCTGCATCCGTTTCTATCTCTATATGTTCTGTGTGTTTGCCCTCCTTGTGAAGGGCCTCATAAAGGTGAATGCCCACACAACCCGCTATAGAATGGAAAAGAAGCTCTGGAGGCCTTATGCCTCTTCCCTTACCACCCACGTAGCCTGCGGCGTCTATGGGCACCTCTCTGCCCGACTCACCTGTGCCTATAAAGTGAAAATCTTCCTTTTGCACCACCTTAACCTTCATTCCAACCTCCTAAAAAGGGTGGATATAAATTATAAGCCAAGTTTTCAAAAAGTGGTGGTTTTTATCATAAAAATTTGGGAAGAGGTTATCTTATTTCCAAACTATAGGACAGATTAAAGCCTTTGAAAATTCGCTTCTTCCAAAAGGGACAATCTTAATTTCTCACTCGGCGTAGCAGTGCCTATAATTATACCCATGGTACCTAAGATATACCTCGGCGTTGAGTGGATAGGTGCGGAGAGGCTTCTTTCCCATTATCAGGTGCCTCATGAGTGTGGTGCAAGCGTAATATTCCTTGGCATAGCCAGGTCTGCACCGGAGGATGGAGATGTGGCAGAACTACATTATGAGGCCTTTCCAGAGATGGCCATAAAGGTTATGGAAGAGATAAGGGAGGAGGCCTTAAAGGCCTTTCCAATAAAAGAGGTTTTTATACATCACAGGCTTGGTGTGGTAAGGGTTGGTGAGCCTTCCTTTATGGTGGTGGTTTTTGGTGGGCATAGGGATGAGAGCTTTAAGGCCTGTAGGTATGTGGTGGATGAGGTAAAAAAGAGGGTGCCCATATGGAAGAAGGAAGTCTTCAAGGATGGAAAGGGTGAGTGGGTGCTTGGAGCATGATCTTAGATAAGCTTGGTAGAGAACTTCATGACCTAAGAATATCCGTAACGGACAGATGCAACTTCAGATGCACCTTTTGCATGCCAGAGGGCCAGGATTATGAGTTCTTCAGACGGGAGGAGATACTTTCCTTTGAAGAGATCACCAAGTTTGTAAGGGCCATAATCCCCCTTGGAATAAAGAAGGTTAGGCTCACCGGTGGTGAGCCACTCTTAAGGAGAGACCTTGAAAGGCTTATAAAGATGCTCTCAGAGCTTCCCATAGAGGACCTAAGCCTTACCACCAACGGCTTTCTACTAAAGGAAAAGGCAAAAGTCTTAAAGCTTGCGGGCCTTAGGAGGATAACGGTCAGCCTTCCATCTTTGAAGGATGAGGTATTTTCAAAGCTTGTAGGGAGGAATGTAAAGGTTTCTCATATACTTGAAGGTATTGAAGAAGCCCTAAGGGTTGGACTAAAGCCTGTTAAGGTGAATGTATGTGTGGTAAGGGGCTTGAACGATGGGGAGATAGTGGATATAGCCAAGTTTTTCAAAGGTATGGGTGTGGTGGTCAGGTTTATAGAGTTTATGGATGTGGGGAACCTTAACGGATGGTCCTTGGATAGGGTCTTTTCTGTAAAGGAGATGCTACAGCTCCTAAAGGAACATTTTGAGCTTGAACCTATGGAAAAAAGCTATAGGGGTGAGGTGGCAGAAAGGTACAGGTATGTGGATGATGGCGTGGAGGTGGGCTTTATATCTTCCATAACTCAGCCCTTCTGTGGAGACTGCAACAGGCTTAGGCTTACCGCAGATGGAAAGGTACTCACCTGCCTTTTTGCGCAGGATGGTTATGATGTGAAAAGCATTATAAGGTCTGGAGCTGATGAGGAAGAGATTAGGAAGTTTATATTGCATATATGGTCTCAAAGAGAAGACAGATATTCAGAAAAAAGGCTTGAGATGTTAAAGGAGGGCATAAGGCCCAAAAAAGTGGAGATGTTTAAGATAGGAGGTTAAACATGATAAGCCAAGACCTTTTGGAAATACTTGCCTGTCCCAAGTGTAAGGGGGGCTTGGTTTATGACCAGGAAAAGAATGTATTAGTCTGCAATAACTGCAAAGTCTTTTATCCCATAGAGGAGGATATACCTATACTCCTTATAGACTCTGCAAGGCCCCTTGAAGAGCTTCAAAAAGCTTCTCAGGAGGGACGGGCATAATACCTTCTGGCACTGCCTTTTCTCCCACATGTATATACTCAAAGGGCTTTGCATAGATCCTTTTGTAATCTTTTAACATCTGCCAGTCTGCAAGGCTATCGCCCACATAAACGCCAGCGTCAAGGTCAAGGGCCTCAACGCAAAAGTGTAAAGCATAAGGGTGAGGCTTCCTCAGTTCCTCTTGGGGTATGCTATCC
Proteins encoded in this region:
- a CDS encoding OsmC family protein, which translates into the protein MKVKVVQKEDFHFIGTGESGREVPIDAAGYVGGKGRGIRPPELLFHSIAGCVGIHLYEALHKEGKHTEHIEIETDAERITEGYPKVFTKIYLYVKVKGHVSEEDVKKALDKTIYNPGTCSIAYMINKVAPIEYKIELL
- a CDS encoding molybdenum cofactor biosynthesis protein MoaE, translating into MVPKIYLGVEWIGAERLLSHYQVPHECGASVIFLGIARSAPEDGDVAELHYEAFPEMAIKVMEEIREEALKAFPIKEVFIHHRLGVVRVGEPSFMVVVFGGHRDESFKACRYVVDEVKKRVPIWKKEVFKDGKGEWVLGA
- the accC gene encoding acetyl-CoA carboxylase biotin carboxylase subunit, which gives rise to MFKKVLVANRGEIACRIIRACKELGIKTVAIYNEIESTARHVKMADEAYMIGVNPLDTYLNAERIVDLALEVGADAIHPGYGFLAENEHFARLCEEKGITFIGPHWKVIELMGDKARSKEIAKKTGLPMVPGSDGILKDEQEAKQIAKEIGYPVLLKASAGGGGRGIRICRNEEELLRNYESAYNEALKAFGRGDLLLEKYIENPHHIEFQVLGDKYGNVIHLGERDCSIQRRNQKLVEIAPSLLLTPGKRAYYGELVVNTAKEIGYYSAGTMEFVADEKGNIYFIEMNTRIQVEHPVTEMITGVDIVKWQIRIAAGEPLRYKQEDIKFNGYSIECRINAEDPKKNFAPSIGTIERYYTPGGFGIRVEHAASRGYEITPYYDSMIAKLIVWAPQWEVAVDRMKAALETYEITGIKTTIPLLIKIMEDPDFRAGKFNTKYLETHPHLFDYQEHRDKEDFVAFISAAIAAYHGL
- the moaA gene encoding GTP 3',8-cyclase MoaA; the protein is MILDKLGRELHDLRISVTDRCNFRCTFCMPEGQDYEFFRREEILSFEEITKFVRAIIPLGIKKVRLTGGEPLLRRDLERLIKMLSELPIEDLSLTTNGFLLKEKAKVLKLAGLRRITVSLPSLKDEVFSKLVGRNVKVSHILEGIEEALRVGLKPVKVNVCVVRGLNDGEIVDIAKFFKGMGVVVRFIEFMDVGNLNGWSLDRVFSVKEMLQLLKEHFELEPMEKSYRGEVAERYRYVDDGVEVGFISSITQPFCGDCNRLRLTADGKVLTCLFAQDGYDVKSIIRSGADEEEIRKFILHIWSQREDRYSEKRLEMLKEGIRPKKVEMFKIGG
- a CDS encoding Trm112 family protein, coding for MISQDLLEILACPKCKGGLVYDQEKNVLVCNNCKVFYPIEEDIPILLIDSARPLEELQKASQEGRA